The segment ACCACCCGCCGGACCGTCCCCGGGTGCCGCCGGATGGCCTCGAACAGGGCCACCGTGCCGCCCACGTTGGCCTCCAGATAGCGCCGGGGCTCGGCCAGGGACGGGCGCACCCCCGGCAGCGCCGCCAGGTGGGCCACATGGGTGAAGCGGTGACGGGCGAAGAGGCGGTCGAGCAGCTCCCCGTTGCGCACGTCCCCCCGGACGAACCGGAAGGATCCTGAAGCCCGCGCCGCCCGCAGGCGCAGAAGCTCCACGTTGGCCTGCTTCAGGGCCGGATCGTAATTCGACGCGAAGGCGTCCAGCACCACCACGTCGGCGCCTTGCACCAGCGCCCACTCGGCCAGGTGGGAGCCGATGAAGCCGGCTCCGCCGGTGATCAGGAGCCTCATGGCCGGTCCCCCCGGCCCCGGAGGGCGGCCCACAGGGCGCGCTGCCGCCCGTTCAAGGCTTCCGGGCGGGGTCCTGCCGGGCGGCCCTCCCCCCGCCGCTGGCAGCCAACCTGCTCAAGGGCTTGCCCGCCCTGGCCGGCCTGGCCGGGCGTGTCGCCCTGGCCTGTCACCGGCCTGCCGCCCGGTCCCCCGGCCGCCGCTTCCATCGCCGCCCCCTCCGCCGGCGAAGGACCTGCCGCGGCAGGGGCCGGTTCGTCCCCCTGCGGGAACCAGTGCAGGGGATGGCCGGCCTCCACGGTCACGGCGACCCGGGTGCCCACCGGGTAGTCGTGGACGTGCACCAGCTCGCTGCCCACCACGGTACCGCTGTCCAGGCGCACCCGGTAATGGTAGTAGCCGTCCCGCCGCTCCCGGCCGGCGATGACGCCCGTGGCCCCCGGCCCGGTCCAGGCGGCGGCGCGCCCGCCCGCCAGAGGACGCAGGGTGATGTCGTCGGGCCGCACCAGCACCCGCACCGGCGTGCCCGGCGCCACGGTGACGCCTTGCCGGAAGAACCCCAGCTCGGTGGCGATGCCGCCGGGTTCGACCCGGCCCTCCAGCAGGGTGGCAGGTCCCATGAACTCCGCCACGAAGGGGGTCAGGGGCCGGTAGTAGACCTCCTCCGGCGTGCCTACCTGCTCGATGCGGCCCCCGTGCATGACCGCCACCCGGTCGCCCAGGTTGAGGGCTTCCCGCCGGTCGTGGGTCACCAGCACGGTGGTGGTCCCCGTGCGGCGCAGGATCTCCCGGACTTCTTCCCGCACCTGCTGGCGCAGGTCGGCGTCCAGGTTGGAGAAGGGTTCGTCCAAGAGCAGGATCTGGGGCCGCGGGGCCAGGGCCCGGGCCAGGGCCACCCGCTGCTGCTGCCCGCCCGAGAGCTCGTGGGGGTAGCGGTCTTCCAGGCCCTCCAGCCGCACCAGTTCGACCATCTCCGCCACGCGGCGCCGGCGCTCGGGCCCCCGGGGCAGGCCAAAGGCGATGTTCTCCGCCACCGTCAGGTGGGGGAACAGGGCATACTCCTGGAACACCAGCCCGGCCCGCCGTTCTTCGGGAGGAACCGGCCGGCCCGCTCCCGCCACCACCCGGCCGCTCAGCTCGATGCGGCCGGCGTCGGGCACCTCGAAGCCGGCGATCAGCCGGAGGGTGGTGGTCTTGCCACAGCCGCTGGGCCCCACCAGCACCAGGATCTCGCCCCGGTACACATCCAGGTCCAGGCCCGCCACCGCCTGGGTGGGCCCGAAGCGCTTCACCAGCCCGCGGCAGCGGATGACGGGCGCGCCGGCATCCTTCACGCCTGCCACTCCCCTTCCCGGCGCAGGATCAGCATGACCGAGGCGGCCGACGCCGCCACCAGCAGCAGGGACTTCACCGCCGCCTGGCCGAAGAAGCCCTCGGTGATGGAGTTCCAGACCGAGGTGGCCAGGGTGCCGAACCCCGCCGGGCTCAGAATCAAGGTCAAGGGCAGCTCCTTCAGCGTCACCAGGAACACCATCCCGGCCCCGGCCAGCAGGCCCGGCCGCACCAGGGGCAGGGTCACCTGGGCCAGGACCTGCCACGGCCGCCGGCCCAGGGTGCGGGCCACTTCCTCCAGCTTGGGATCCACCTGCAGCCAGGACGCCCGCAGGGGGCCCAGGGCCGTCGGCAAGAAGACGATCACGTAAGCGGCCACCAGCAAGGCCACCGTCTGGTAGAGCGGTCCCAGGAACCGCACCCCGAAGAAGACCATGGCCAGGGCGATGACGATCCCGGGAATGGCGAAGCCCACGTAGCTGGCCCGCTCCACCAGGCCGCTCAGGAAACCGGGGAACCGGGCCCCCAGGGCCGCTACGGGCAGGGCGGCGGCCACCGTTCCGGCGGCGGCCAGGGCGGCGACGGCCAGGGAGTTGAAAGTGGCCGGCCCGAGTAGCTCCCACCAGCTTCCCTCCAGCACGCCGCGCACCACCCAGTAGGCCAGCACGCCCAGGGGGACGCCCAGCCCCAGCAGGACTACGGCGGCGCAGAAGGCCAGGGCGGGCCAGCGCCACGGGCCCAGCGGAACCGGCGCCGGTGGCCGCGGCGTGCCGGGGGTGTCCCGGTGGTACCGCCACCGCTCCCGCAGCAGGGCGTCCAGTCCCAGAATGGCCAGGGCCGCCGCCACCAGCACCAGGGCCAGGCCCCCCGCCGCCGCCCGGTCGAAGGCGGCCTGGTACTGGACGTAGATCGCCCACGTGAAGGTCTCGTAGCGCAAGGTGGTCACGGCGCCGAACTCGGCCAGGGTGTACAGGGCCACCAGCCGCGCCCCGGAGAGGATGGCCGGGCGCAACTGGGGCAGGATGACGCTCCGGAAGGTGGCGCCGCGGCCGCGGCCGAGGCTGAGCGCCGCTTCTTCCAGCGCCGGGTCGAGGCGCGCCAGGGCGGCCCGCACCGGCAACAAGATGTAAGGATAAGTGAAAAGGGTCATGACCAGGTAGGCGCCCCAGAAGCCGTGCAGGTCCGGCAGCCGCTGGACGCCCAGGGGCGCCAGCAGGCGCTGGAGGAGCCCGTGGGGCCCCGCGGCGACCACGTAGAGGAAGCTGCCCACGTAGCTCGGGATGGCCAGGGGCAGCACCGTGGCCACCGCCCAGAAGCGCCGCCCGGGGAGATCGGTCCGTACCACCAGCCAGGCCAGGGGTACCGCCAGGATGACGCCCGTGGCGGTCACCGCCGCCACCAGCCCCAGGGAGCGGCCGGCGATGGCCCAGGTGGCGGGCCGGAAGAGCAGCTCGGCCACCCGGTCCCAGGCTCCCGCCGTGCGGATGAGCAGGTAGGCCACCGGCAGCAGCATCGCCGCCGCCACCAGGGCTGCCGGCACCACCAGGGCCAGCGGCGGCTGGGGGCCCTGACCCGGCCCTCCCGCCTTGCGGCGGGCGGCCTCCAGGAAACCGGCCCGGGGGCCCGGACCGGGCCGTCTCGCCGGCTGGGGGGCTGGCACCGGGGTCCGCGCGGGGGACCAGGCCTCTGCCACAGGGGTCGCCTCCTCGGGTTCACTGTAGCACGGCCGCGGCCGAATTGATAGACATTCTCTATTTCAACAAGGCCTGGCCCTTGGCCCAAAGGTCCCGGCGGTCAAGACGGCCGCTCCCGTCCTTCCGGTCAAGCCGCCATCCCCAGCTCCCCAATGCCCAAAGGACGGCCAGCCACAGCCCCGTCAGCCAGGGGGTGCTCCCCGCCCAGGAGCGGTAGTCCGGGAACAGCAGGCCCATGGCCTGGAACCAGCCCACCGGCATGGCGAAGGGGTCGACGGCCACCGTGACCTGCCCCAGGTTGACCGCCCGCACCAGGGCCGCCGTCACCGCCACCGACAGCCCGGCCAGCAGGAAGAAGGCGCTGCGCGCCCCACGCCCGCCCCGCTCGAGCACCA is part of the Thermaerobacter subterraneus DSM 13965 genome and harbors:
- a CDS encoding ABC transporter permease, which encodes MAEAWSPARTPVPAPQPARRPGPGPRAGFLEAARRKAGGPGQGPQPPLALVVPAALVAAAMLLPVAYLLIRTAGAWDRVAELLFRPATWAIAGRSLGLVAAVTATGVILAVPLAWLVVRTDLPGRRFWAVATVLPLAIPSYVGSFLYVVAAGPHGLLQRLLAPLGVQRLPDLHGFWGAYLVMTLFTYPYILLPVRAALARLDPALEEAALSLGRGRGATFRSVILPQLRPAILSGARLVALYTLAEFGAVTTLRYETFTWAIYVQYQAAFDRAAAGGLALVLVAAALAILGLDALLRERWRYHRDTPGTPRPPAPVPLGPWRWPALAFCAAVVLLGLGVPLGVLAYWVVRGVLEGSWWELLGPATFNSLAVAALAAAGTVAAALPVAALGARFPGFLSGLVERASYVGFAIPGIVIALAMVFFGVRFLGPLYQTVALLVAAYVIVFLPTALGPLRASWLQVDPKLEEVARTLGRRPWQVLAQVTLPLVRPGLLAGAGMVFLVTLKELPLTLILSPAGFGTLATSVWNSITEGFFGQAAVKSLLLVAASAASVMLILRREGEWQA
- a CDS encoding ABC transporter ATP-binding protein, with translation MKDAGAPVIRCRGLVKRFGPTQAVAGLDLDVYRGEILVLVGPSGCGKTTTLRLIAGFEVPDAGRIELSGRVVAGAGRPVPPEERRAGLVFQEYALFPHLTVAENIAFGLPRGPERRRRVAEMVELVRLEGLEDRYPHELSGGQQQRVALARALAPRPQILLLDEPFSNLDADLRQQVREEVREILRRTGTTTVLVTHDRREALNLGDRVAVMHGGRIEQVGTPEEVYYRPLTPFVAEFMGPATLLEGRVEPGGIATELGFFRQGVTVAPGTPVRVLVRPDDITLRPLAGGRAAAWTGPGATGVIAGRERRDGYYHYRVRLDSGTVVGSELVHVHDYPVGTRVAVTVEAGHPLHWFPQGDEPAPAAAGPSPAEGAAMEAAAGGPGGRPVTGQGDTPGQAGQGGQALEQVGCQRRGEGRPAGPRPEALNGRQRALWAALRGRGDRP